TCAAGAAATCTGGAGAACTCATGGGGTTTGACTTgctcttgattaatgaaaaggTACGCATATATCTACTTTTTCTTTATGCTCATagagatagttttttttttttttgtaaaaacattGAGATAATCTTGACCAacttcttcaagcttcttactgACAGTCGACGCTGCTACAAGGTTCAGTTCCATCTCTGTCGACTGTAATAATATGTTTGTGAGGATGCTTCCACCCGTGATGAGGAAGAAATAAAGAGAGAGCCTCTGTGGTGGCTCTGTTCTTTAGCAGATCATGACGTCGTTCCCTGTTTCGTAAGGAGTTTCATGAATTAGTTCTGAATTGTACATATATGACTTGATTTAGTCGGCTCTATCGTGGGATAATCGCGGTACCCCCACTCAGACTGATCctaaagtgttttttttaatcaggaTCTTGGTTCTGCTAGCTTAGGAAAAAGGAAAATCGGGAACCGGGATTCTTAGATATGAGTTGAGTCTATGTTTAAGAAGATAATCGATCTGGGGAAGCTCCGATTAGTTTCAATCCTTACGGCGGGAATATGGAGAGATTATAAAGTCGCAACACCGTTCCCGTACCGAGATAAGCTTTTCAATATTTAATACACTATAATAACTGGAAATAATTGTCAGCTGCAAAGATAGAGAAGTGTTTTTAGAAATAGATTAAAGTGCTTCCCAGTTTCGTGACCTGGTTTTGTAAGTAAGAAGCctttaaatatgtatttgatcacgagcgagtaataacaaagaagaaaaagtgtATTGGAGAAAGTATTTTAGAAAGAGCTTCAATCGATTAGTAAAGGTCAAAACTTTCGTTGATCTTAGGAACTTATTCACAAATGAATAGAGTATCCTACCTGTCAAGTACGACATATgagatattatttataatttgatataaagaTTGGTgttagttaaatatttattgcTTTGGTGAAGCAATATAGAATGTATTAGTTATGGATATCATATATTGTACGTTTTCTCTGTTTTACATCACAATACTCTACAATTTTAAATTGTTTCGAAAAGTATTTATAAAGAGGTTAATTAAGAATATAGTGGGATTCTGGAAAATGCAAACGTTAAAACACCACTAGCTAtgtttttaatacattaatcatTATCATATTCCGTTAGGGTATAGTATCGTGAGaaaattttgacttttataAATGCATTCATTATTTGTTTCTAATATGTTTTGTTTCACCACTATTATGTTTCTCGAAACAGTGGAATTCAACCTCAGCAAAACTGTCACAGCATGGGAAGAAATGTTTAAATGGAAGAATGAATTTGGAACAGATCGCATTATAAAGGTATGTAGGTAAGTAACTGATATTATATTTGGTCTTAGATGTTACAGAAAGGAGTACATATATAGTAGCATGCCCAAGTTAATAAAGTTTTTGGCTTTATTGCTCGAAACAAGATTTCAAGTTCAAAGAGTTGGTCAACATCATAATGCACTACCATCAAGGGAATCATGGAATTTATGAAGATGGAATGCCTATCTATATCGAGTGCCTAGGACAAGTCATCCCAGTAAGTTATGGATATTACAACGAGGGGTACTTGAAGTATCATGTACATGAATTCGAAAAGCCTCTGCAACAGAAGCTTAACCAACGTTTATATGCTTCATAAAGTTCTTTAAGAACTTAACCAAaaaatttattggtttaaaTTCCATTAATgtaaagatacattattttttgtaacatcgaaatttacatattatgattttaaattaactATTGATTTGAAtctatttttataactttatattatagTAATAGACTATAAGGGATTATTAATTTCAcagtaatataattttaaaaaatcctgCTTAAATGAATGAGTGTTACTTAATCTGAAAGTGTAGTACGACCTTGGCTTcttcatatgttttatttgatATAAGTTTGGATGATATGGTTTATTTgataaatgttttaataaaatgtgtgtatatttaaataatatttaacgaattttagaaaacaaattgtAAATTGATTCATTTTTCACATTATCTAAATCAAtaggtttaaaaatatataaaaagtacCAACAcattcaaaaacaaatatataagaatgaaaaataattcaTAATTTATGTATTGTGTTTCAACTGCAGTGACAAGTATTTTTATTTCACTtgcttttataataaaaatatagcaaacactaaaaatgtaaaataatttcattaatgaaaaaaatatatatttttttaattaatttatcaaaccttCAATTTCTAATAAGACCAACAGAAAcaatagtaaaaattaaaattgtttaaattttagaataaaCTGCAATTTTTTACATGTAtatgaaaatacaatatatcttttaattgaTTTTCATTTGCTTAACAAAGattaatatatcattttttttctgattatatttatgtgataaaatataattttttgtagtgtatcaTACATATCTCTTTGAAATACAAacctaaaacacaaaccacaaaattatacaaaaaataataatctaaatcacaagtaaattatatttcgctcgtagggcgggccgaccctagtatatatatatatatatatagggttatAGATATTTACGATGGAAATAAGAAAGACATACCAAAGTATTCCGGTGCCGTGTAACCTGGAGTTCCAACACACTTGGTATCTATGGGTTCTCTGTCTTCTGTTGTAGCCCAGGCAAAACCAAAGTCTCCAATCTTTGCTCGTAAATCTTCTCCCAAAAGGACATTTGAGGATTTCACGTCTGGGTGGATGTATATTTGACTTTGACTAGCTAGAGTATGGAGATACTCCAATCCTCTAGCCACATCCAATGCAATAACAAGGCGACGACTCCAATCTAATCGTTCCGCTTTGCCTTCCTTCCGGAGATGCTTACTCAACGCACCATGTGCCATCAGCTCATAGACTAACAGTCTCTCGTCTCCCTCGATGCAGTACCCATGAAGGCTCACAATGTTTCTGTGGCGAACTCTCGATAAAACACTTAGCTCAGCGTCAAACAAACCGTAGCCTTTACCATCAGCAACGTCAATCTTCTTAACCGCAATCTCTCTTCCATCTTTCAACTTTCCCTGATATACAGATCCAACCCCCCTTTCCCGACTGAAAAGCTGAAGTCTTGCGTAGCTTCCCGAAGAATTTCCAGTGAAAAAGCATTGTTCCCAGACTCCAAAATCTCGTTCTGCTGAGACTGTGGCACCATCTCGTTCTCTGCTGGCTGACTGGCTCTACCAGATCGGTTCCTCTTCCAAGCCCGAAAGAAACAGATGCCTGCTCCGATCAGAATACCAATAGACCCAATACCAACAGGAAGTACCCAGGCGAGGATATGGTTACCTCCCCGTGAAGGAGCATCGCTCAGAATCTCTGGGTTCCCTGAAGTGTCTGGAATTAGTGTCTTGAAATGTGGAACTTTCCCGTGTAGCTGGTTGTAGGAAAGATCCAAACTCCTAATCAGCTTCATCCTGGTGAGCTCTAATGGGATGGTACCAGTAAGCTTGTTATAGGAAAGATCCAGCGAATATAGAGATGTAAGATCTGCAAACCGTTTGGAGATACTGCCTGTCAAGTTCATGAACGACAGAGTGATACCCCTGATTTGACCGTCCATGCAGTGTATCCCATACCACTCACAAGGTTCACTCCCGTTCCAGTTCTGAGAAAGTAAGTGGCTGTAGCCAAAATCCCCCATAACTGAAAGCAGAACATCAACTCTGTTGTCGGTGCTGCTCTCTGGACTCAAACGGGCCTTCACCACAGCCACAGAGCCGAACAAGGCAGCAGTACACAGCAAGCGCCTCATCCGTAATCCTGCACATTAAACAGAGTCCAATATCAGATTACAAACCTATACCGTTTTCAACTAAAGCAGAGATTGAGGCGATAGAAGATCgcattatatatttaaagaattccACAATCTACAATATAGATATCAGTTTCCTCTGCGTTGCTCaacctataaaatatataatgtgtttCTTGGATGTCACGCAACAACCCAAATACTAATGATAACAGTAATCTAAAAGTAAATACTGCACAAAGAAGCAAAATTctacactaaacactaaaagaATTTCCAGTTCAGCCAAAAATCTACCTAGCAGTCTTCGAAGGATATGACAAAGACGAGTAGAAAGATGAGGAGGAGGGTCCATCAGAAAGGACACATCTGTCCCTTCAGACCTCGTAGTTGGCGCTGATTGAGAAGAAGATAGCTGCAAAACAACAAGAAACCATCAGTACTTAACGAGTTCAAAAAGTAGTTTATTCAACACTCAATACGATTCTAACGATCCACATATATATTGCTTACCTCGAGAATGTTTCTCGCCTCTCCCATATTGTAGCCTCGAACGGAGTATGGTAGGAGCAGAGGCGGTTGTGGACTACCTGATCCTTGTCCAACACACTTCAGCTGAATGAATCGTGTCAAACTTGGTTGTTGGTAGCGGTTGAATAATGGGAACTTGCTTCCTAAACCCAATCCCTGAAAGACAATCCCCGAATATCTTTCCTGTCAAAACAGTTTCACATCAGAAGAGACACAGAAGAAACTTCCCGAACTGCCATTGTCATTGCAGCGTAAAGAAAACATTACTCTTTCTTACGACATAGTTCTGCTGACAACTATCCTAGTTTGGCCTTATGGCGCATCATATCATATtcgattaaaaaaacaatacttGGCAAAAGCCAAGGAATGCCAAAGAAACAAGGGCCAAAGAGCTACGAGAACCAAATGATGGCTAAAGTTTTGTTAAACAGCCCCACAAATCTTTCCAAATCTCAGAAGGCTCccaaacaaacaaaccaaacATCATCAAATAAACTCTGGTTCAACCTAGCTGTATTGTCTGTAAGTATCAAAGTTTTCAACTTTGAGCTTCATACTACTTCAATCCCTAAAACCTTACTTTACACTTTGTGGTAACAAGATTTGAGCTATTCTACTGCATATAACACATATTAATCGAAATCATAGTGAAGGTTTAAGAGACGAACTTGTTCAAGGTTGTGGTCAGCGGCATTACTGCAGGACACAAGATCTGCCATTCAATGTGAAACAATCACCAGAACGACACCACCCTCCTCGATCCTCACCGTTCATCATCTATAAACAACAGCCCCGGAGCTCCTAGCCGCCGTGGAAACCAACAATATTACCCGTAACCAGCCGGTTAACCCAGTTGCAAACGTAAACGTAAAGCTTAAAACTTTCGAGATGGGCAATTCGCTTCTCAGATCTAACGAGACTTTTCCTAGATGGTAAAGACCGAAACTTTAATCTACACGATCTTCAGAA
This Brassica napus cultivar Da-Ae chromosome C6, Da-Ae, whole genome shotgun sequence DNA region includes the following protein-coding sequences:
- the LOC125588269 gene encoding receptor-like protein 5, giving the protein MADLVSCSNAADHNLEQERYSGIVFQGLGLGSKFPLFNRYQQPSLTRFIQLKCVGQGSGSPQPPLLLPYSVRGYNMGEARNILELSSSQSAPTTRSEGTDVSFLMDPPPHLSTRLCHILRRLLGLRMRRLLCTAALFGSVAVVKARLSPESSTDNRVDVLLSVMGDFGYSHLLSQNWNGSEPCEWYGIHCMDGQIRGITLSFMNLTGSISKRFADLTSLYSLDLSYNKLTGTIPLELTRMKLIRSLDLSYNQLHGKVPHFKTLIPDTSGNPEILSDAPSRGGNHILAWVLPVGIGSIGILIGAGICFFRAWKRNRSGRASQPAENEMVPQSQQNEILESGNNAFSLEILREATQDFSFSVGKGGLDLYIRES